One genomic window of Anabaena sphaerica FACHB-251 includes the following:
- a CDS encoding HAD family hydrolase: MLRLITDFDGPIMDVSERYYRVYQLCLQKTRYPDQAVTELSKAEFWQLKRSHTPEKEIAFKSGLNAEQAQEFTKIRKQTVHTQPYFQYDSLVPGALDALAKVQQAGIDLVVMTMRRVRELDYAVNKCDLGGFFPENRRYCLSNDYVKTRDIDDKPLLMARALAELPPASDTWMVGDTEADITAAKKHGVKMIAVESGIRDRTQLELYQPDLIVQDLRSTVDLILSGVKF; the protein is encoded by the coding sequence ATGCTGAGATTAATTACAGATTTTGATGGACCGATTATGGATGTTTCCGAACGCTACTATCGTGTTTATCAATTGTGTTTGCAGAAAACCAGATATCCTGATCAAGCAGTGACAGAACTTTCTAAAGCGGAATTTTGGCAACTCAAGCGATCGCACACTCCCGAAAAAGAAATTGCTTTCAAATCTGGTTTAAATGCCGAACAGGCACAGGAATTTACCAAAATTCGCAAGCAAACGGTACATACACAACCTTATTTTCAGTATGATAGCCTTGTTCCCGGTGCGTTAGATGCCTTAGCCAAAGTTCAACAAGCTGGGATTGATTTAGTTGTGATGACAATGCGCCGAGTGCGAGAACTAGACTATGCTGTTAATAAATGCGATTTAGGGGGCTTTTTCCCAGAAAATCGCCGTTATTGTTTGAGTAACGACTATGTGAAAACCCGTGACATTGATGATAAACCTCTGTTGATGGCCAGGGCTTTAGCAGAACTTCCCCCTGCATCTGATACCTGGATGGTGGGAGATACAGAAGCCGATATCACAGCAGCAAAAAAACACGGTGTGAAGATGATCGCTGTAGAAAGTGGTATCCGCGATCGCACTCAATTAGAACTTTATCAACCTGACTTAATTGTTCAGGATTTAAGATCCACTGTAGATTTAATTCTCTCTGGTGTAAAGTTTTGA
- a CDS encoding fasciclin domain-containing protein produces MADIVDIAVSNDSFKTLVAAVQAAGLVETLKSPGPFTVFAPTDDAFAKLPPGTITTLLQNIPQLSRILTYHVVPGRLTQADLGKLGTVTSVEGSPIQINCDDGCFEVKNATVLAADINADNGVIHVIDTVILMG; encoded by the coding sequence ATGGCTGATATTGTTGATATTGCAGTTAGTAATGATTCGTTTAAAACGCTGGTGGCAGCTGTGCAAGCTGCTGGTTTAGTGGAAACTTTAAAAAGTCCTGGTCCATTCACTGTATTTGCCCCTACGGATGATGCTTTTGCTAAGTTACCCCCTGGCACAATTACAACTTTATTACAGAATATTCCTCAGCTAAGTAGAATTTTAACCTATCATGTCGTTCCGGGAAGGCTGACCCAAGCTGATTTAGGAAAACTGGGTACGGTGACTTCTGTGGAAGGTTCTCCCATTCAGATTAATTGTGATGATGGTTGTTTCGAGGTGAAAAATGCCACGGTTTTAGCAGCAGATATTAATGCTGATAATGGTGTCATTCACGTTATCGATACTGTGATTTTGATGGGTTAA
- a CDS encoding putative 2-dehydropantoate 2-reductase, which produces MGNLSYAILGTGALGGFYGAKLEKAGNKVHFLVKSDYPEVSQHGLVVESKDGNFNLPQVQAYNDVKKMPRCDVVVVALKTTQNHLLPQILPPVIKDDGVVLVLQNGLGIEAEVAQIVGNVKVMGGLCFLCSNKVGPGHIRHLDYGQITLGEYASNYHPTGITDRIKEIAEDFQNAGIAIELTEDLLLGRWQKLVWNIPYNGLSVILNATTDELMADISTRNLVESLMYEVTLGAKSTGRIIPESFIQTMLDYTMKMKPYRTSMKIDFDEYRPLEVEAIIGNPLRTAAAHDVSLPQIRCLYQQLKFLDARLRNSSRSQGSGVKLNNQNPDSFKKSGI; this is translated from the coding sequence ATGGGCAATCTAAGTTATGCAATTCTGGGAACTGGTGCATTAGGCGGCTTCTATGGCGCTAAACTGGAAAAAGCTGGTAATAAAGTCCACTTTTTGGTCAAAAGTGATTATCCAGAGGTAAGTCAACATGGTTTAGTCGTCGAATCTAAAGACGGTAACTTTAACCTCCCCCAAGTTCAAGCATACAACGATGTAAAAAAAATGCCCCGCTGCGATGTGGTAGTAGTGGCATTGAAAACAACGCAAAACCATTTACTACCGCAGATATTACCACCAGTCATAAAGGATGATGGAGTGGTATTAGTATTGCAAAATGGCCTGGGTATAGAAGCCGAAGTTGCCCAAATAGTTGGTAATGTCAAAGTTATGGGTGGTTTATGTTTTCTCTGTTCCAACAAAGTGGGGCCAGGACATATCCGCCATCTAGACTATGGACAAATTACCCTGGGTGAATATGCCTCTAATTATCATCCTACCGGCATTACAGATAGAATCAAAGAAATTGCTGAAGATTTTCAAAATGCTGGAATTGCAATCGAATTAACAGAAGATTTATTATTAGGACGTTGGCAAAAACTGGTTTGGAATATTCCCTACAATGGTTTATCTGTAATTCTTAATGCCACAACTGATGAATTAATGGCAGATATTTCCACTCGTAATTTAGTAGAAAGTTTAATGTATGAAGTCACATTAGGGGCAAAAAGTACAGGGCGCATTATTCCGGAAAGTTTCATTCAAACCATGCTGGATTACACTATGAAAATGAAGCCATATCGCACTAGCATGAAAATTGATTTTGATGAATATCGTCCTTTAGAAGTAGAAGCAATTATTGGCAACCCATTAAGAACAGCAGCAGCACATGATGTAAGTTTACCGCAGATTCGTTGTTTATATCAACAGTTGAAATTTTTGGATGCAAGACTCAGAAATTCAAGCAGGAGTCAGGGTTCAGGAGTAAAACTGAACAATCAGAACCCCGACTCGTTCAAGAAATCGGGGATCTAA
- a CDS encoding NAD(P)/FAD-dependent oxidoreductase: MSLTEEILSQLPGNVLNNLRRTDQILTSLRTDNQTITEVVKKNPEPLNSVDWDVIICGGTLGILIGCALAVRGVRVALLERGILQGREQEWNISRKELSVFRELDLLTEAELQTTIVTEYNPARVSFQGGTEVWVEDVLNIGVDPVYLLATLKTRFLAAGGKLFENTPFSEAVVHPDGVMVNNEFKARLLLDGMGHLSPISKQARQGKKPDALCLVVGSCASGFSENHSGDLLLSFTPLQNQCQYFWEAFPAKDGRTTYLFTYMDAEPQRLSLENLFEEYLRLLPDYQGVEISQLNFKRALFGFFPSYRQSPLQTPWNRILPVGDSSGNQSPLSFGGFGSMVRHLQRLTLGIEDALKTNQLSVSALTILQPYQPSLSVTWLFQKAMSVGINQQIHPNQINQLLSAVFAEMQQLGTPVLKPFLQDVVQFTALTQTLLKTGFSHPILVAKIIPQVGLFSLMDWILHYVNLGVFTGIFSLSIMIEFLVNNLPRNQQYYWHRWVDSWKFGSGGDYSE, translated from the coding sequence ATGTCCTTAACCGAAGAAATTCTCTCCCAACTTCCCGGAAATGTATTAAACAATTTACGTCGCACCGACCAAATTTTAACATCTCTGCGAACTGACAACCAAACCATCACAGAAGTAGTCAAAAAAAACCCAGAACCTTTAAATTCTGTAGACTGGGATGTAATAATCTGCGGTGGAACATTAGGAATTTTAATAGGTTGTGCTTTAGCTGTGCGCGGTGTGCGGGTAGCGTTGCTAGAAAGGGGAATTTTGCAGGGGAGAGAACAGGAATGGAATATTTCCCGTAAAGAGTTGTCAGTGTTTCGAGAATTAGACTTACTGACAGAAGCAGAATTACAAACAACCATAGTCACCGAATATAACCCCGCACGAGTCAGCTTTCAGGGTGGTACAGAAGTTTGGGTAGAAGATGTCCTCAATATTGGTGTAGACCCTGTTTATCTACTCGCAACTTTAAAAACCCGCTTTCTCGCTGCTGGAGGAAAGTTATTTGAAAATACACCCTTTAGCGAAGCAGTGGTTCACCCCGATGGGGTAATGGTAAATAATGAGTTTAAAGCCAGATTATTACTTGATGGAATGGGACATCTTTCACCTATTAGTAAACAAGCGCGTCAAGGAAAAAAACCAGATGCACTTTGTTTAGTTGTCGGCAGTTGTGCCTCAGGTTTTTCGGAAAATCACTCAGGGGATTTGTTGTTATCTTTCACGCCTTTACAAAATCAATGTCAATACTTTTGGGAAGCTTTCCCAGCTAAAGATGGAAGAACAACTTATTTATTTACCTATATGGATGCAGAACCCCAACGCTTGAGTTTAGAAAATTTATTTGAGGAATATCTCCGCCTTTTACCAGATTATCAAGGTGTAGAAATTAGTCAATTAAACTTTAAACGGGCGTTGTTTGGTTTCTTTCCTAGTTATCGTCAAAGTCCTTTACAAACTCCTTGGAATCGCATTTTACCAGTGGGTGATAGTAGCGGAAATCAATCACCTTTGAGTTTTGGCGGTTTTGGTTCAATGGTACGTCATTTACAAAGATTAACTTTGGGAATTGAGGACGCATTAAAAACAAATCAACTATCAGTTTCTGCTTTAACTATACTTCAGCCATATCAACCTAGTTTAAGTGTAACGTGGTTATTTCAAAAAGCCATGAGTGTGGGTATAAATCAACAAATTCACCCCAATCAAATTAACCAACTTCTCTCGGCTGTGTTTGCGGAAATGCAACAGCTAGGAACACCTGTTTTAAAACCATTTTTACAAGATGTCGTGCAGTTTACGGCTTTAACACAAACTTTGTTAAAAACAGGTTTTTCTCATCCCATATTAGTTGCAAAGATTATTCCCCAAGTCGGTTTATTTAGTTTAATGGATTGGATATTACATTATGTAAATCTGGGGGTTTTTACTGGAATATTTTCTCTAAGTATAATGATAGAGTTTTTAGTTAACAATCTCCCCAGAAATCAACAATATTATTGGCATCGTTGGGTAGATAGTTGGAAGTTTGGTTCTGGTGGTGATTATTCTGAATAA
- a CDS encoding zinc-dependent alcohol dehydrogenase, whose translation MKAVCWYGNNDVRLESVPDPKILNPRDAIVKITTTAICGSDLHIYDGYIPTMEKGDILGHEFMGEVVELGKAVKNIKVGDRVVVPFPISCGGCFFCKRDLWSLCDNSNPNAWMAEKIMGHSPSGIFGYSHMLGGYAGGQAEYARVPFADVGLLKIPDGLTDEQVVFLTDIFPTGYMAAENCDIQPGDIVAIWGCGPVGQFAIRSAYMLGAERVIAIDRVPERLQMAKDGKAEVLNFEEIDVGEALKEMTGGRGPDAVMDAVGMEAHGMGLEGLYDKAKQAVRLESDRPHVLRQAIVACRKGGTVSIPGVYGGFIDKMPMGAAMNKGLTFKMGQTHVHRYLHLLLERVQNGDIDPSFVITHSLPLEQAPHAYEIFKHKQDSCIKVVLKP comes from the coding sequence ATGAAAGCAGTTTGTTGGTATGGTAATAACGATGTGCGCTTAGAAAGTGTACCCGATCCAAAAATCCTTAATCCACGTGATGCTATTGTTAAAATCACGACAACGGCAATTTGCGGCTCTGATCTGCATATTTATGACGGCTACATCCCCACCATGGAAAAGGGCGACATCCTGGGACATGAATTTATGGGGGAGGTTGTTGAGCTAGGCAAGGCGGTCAAAAATATCAAGGTAGGCGATCGCGTGGTTGTACCATTTCCGATTTCCTGCGGTGGTTGTTTCTTCTGTAAAAGAGATTTATGGTCACTTTGCGATAACTCTAACCCGAATGCCTGGATGGCAGAAAAAATCATGGGTCATTCCCCATCTGGTATTTTCGGCTATTCTCATATGCTGGGTGGCTATGCTGGCGGTCAAGCTGAATATGCTCGTGTTCCCTTTGCTGATGTCGGTTTGTTGAAGATTCCTGATGGACTGACGGATGAACAAGTCGTATTTTTGACAGATATCTTCCCCACTGGCTATATGGCAGCGGAAAACTGTGATATTCAGCCGGGTGATATTGTTGCTATTTGGGGCTGTGGACCAGTTGGACAATTCGCTATTCGCAGTGCTTATATGCTCGGTGCTGAACGGGTAATTGCGATTGATCGTGTTCCTGAACGTCTACAAATGGCTAAAGATGGCAAGGCAGAAGTCCTCAACTTTGAAGAAATTGATGTTGGTGAAGCTCTCAAAGAAATGACAGGGGGGCGCGGTCCTGATGCAGTGATGGATGCGGTGGGAATGGAAGCCCACGGTATGGGTCTAGAAGGTCTGTATGATAAAGCCAAACAAGCGGTGCGTTTAGAAAGCGATCGCCCCCATGTGCTGCGGCAAGCAATTGTGGCTTGTCGCAAAGGTGGTACTGTATCAATTCCCGGTGTGTATGGCGGCTTTATAGACAAGATGCCAATGGGTGCTGCCATGAACAAAGGTTTGACATTCAAAATGGGACAAACTCACGTTCATAGATATCTGCATCTGCTACTGGAGCGTGTCCAAAATGGCGATATCGACCCTTCTTTCGTCATCACTCATAGTCTACCGCTGGAGCAAGCACCCCACGCCTATGAAATTTTTAAGCACAAGCAGGATAGCTGTATCAAGGTTGTACTAAAACCATAA